A portion of the Stigmatella aurantiaca DW4/3-1 genome contains these proteins:
- a CDS encoding methyl-accepting chemotaxis protein, protein MDTSDAKFVGSLSRRGLGIFMSRVLPAAPIAAYLNGMTVGVAGEDGLLAVAAVLPCIILGLGIAYPYLVLRFLMRSALLPRPDDVPGDRLSRILRLPWRGAFYTSVFAWTMGGFCFALPVCLYFDKPLYRVVIGTIVGVCCGVVLMFPIGLGLEKLLFPVALKERQAYPNVTLAGGGPFWPRQSWFLPFTFVASLMATVMLGSSVVAVKLMNFREALRGDMLSEGAVRSAAKLQDLGSTLFTDLAFALPWVCGLVLILPGITAWLLARRQAEGATAVRVAIEGLAAGRISAPEWVSTDEIGELSAQLNNLLSRLRQIPETLHSSATRLVAAGKDLTDANSEQEQSLNQQAAAIQETQVTSQEIKQTSQMTAERAEAMLRVAKRAEELGHEGEAAIEQSMVGLSAFQQFVEAMQDKLNRLAESASQIGDITEAVKDMADQSNLLAVNAAIEAARAGEEGKGFAVLAREVRALADQSVKSTTRIRNILNEVIEAIEAAATMAAQGSRDIADGLDQMRASSNSLRELSRLSQENSAAMRQIVAAVSQQNAGISQIFGAIADLSQIMDSTLKRLESTQQATGTLHAVSTEVSEMARRFTVN, encoded by the coding sequence ATGGATACCTCTGACGCAAAATTCGTAGGCTCTCTTTCCCGGCGCGGCCTGGGCATCTTCATGAGCCGGGTGCTGCCCGCCGCGCCCATCGCGGCGTACCTGAACGGGATGACCGTCGGCGTGGCCGGTGAAGACGGGCTGCTGGCCGTGGCGGCCGTCCTGCCCTGCATCATCCTGGGGCTGGGCATCGCGTATCCCTACCTGGTCCTTCGCTTCCTGATGCGCTCGGCGCTGCTGCCACGCCCGGACGATGTGCCAGGAGACCGGCTCTCCCGCATCCTGCGCTTGCCCTGGCGGGGGGCGTTCTACACGTCGGTCTTCGCCTGGACGATGGGCGGGTTCTGCTTCGCGCTTCCCGTCTGCCTCTACTTCGATAAGCCGCTGTACCGGGTGGTGATCGGCACCATCGTCGGGGTGTGCTGCGGCGTGGTGCTGATGTTTCCCATCGGCCTGGGGCTGGAGAAGCTGCTCTTCCCGGTGGCCCTGAAGGAGCGGCAAGCCTATCCCAACGTGACGCTCGCGGGCGGCGGCCCCTTCTGGCCGCGGCAGTCCTGGTTCCTGCCCTTCACGTTCGTGGCCTCGCTGATGGCCACGGTGATGCTGGGAAGCAGCGTGGTGGCCGTCAAGCTGATGAACTTCCGCGAGGCGCTGCGGGGCGACATGTTGTCCGAAGGCGCGGTGCGCTCCGCGGCGAAGCTCCAGGACCTGGGCAGCACGCTGTTCACGGATCTGGCCTTCGCGCTGCCGTGGGTCTGCGGCCTGGTGCTCATTCTGCCCGGCATCACCGCCTGGCTCCTGGCGCGGCGGCAGGCCGAGGGGGCCACGGCGGTGCGCGTGGCCATCGAGGGGCTGGCCGCCGGGCGGATCTCCGCCCCGGAGTGGGTCTCCACGGACGAGATCGGCGAGCTGTCCGCCCAGTTGAACAACCTGTTGTCCCGGCTGCGGCAGATCCCCGAGACGCTGCACTCGTCGGCCACGCGGCTCGTGGCGGCCGGCAAGGATCTGACGGACGCCAACTCCGAGCAGGAGCAGAGCCTCAACCAGCAGGCGGCGGCCATCCAGGAGACCCAGGTCACCTCGCAGGAGATCAAGCAGACCTCGCAGATGACGGCCGAGCGGGCCGAGGCGATGCTCCGGGTGGCCAAGCGCGCGGAGGAGCTGGGCCACGAGGGCGAGGCGGCCATCGAGCAGAGCATGGTGGGGCTGTCGGCCTTCCAGCAGTTCGTGGAGGCCATGCAGGACAAGCTCAACCGCCTGGCCGAGAGCGCCTCGCAGATCGGCGACATCACCGAGGCGGTGAAGGACATGGCGGACCAGTCCAACCTGCTGGCCGTCAACGCCGCCATCGAGGCGGCACGGGCGGGGGAAGAGGGCAAGGGCTTCGCCGTGCTGGCCCGCGAGGTGCGCGCGCTGGCGGATCAATCCGTCAAGAGCACCACACGCATCCGGAACATCCTCAACGAGGTCATCGAGGCCATCGAGGCCGCGGCGACCATGGCGGCCCAGGGCTCGCGCGACATCGCCGACGGGCTGGATCAGATGCGGGCCTCCAGCAACAGCCTGCGGGAGCTGTCGCGTCTGTCTCAGGAGAACTCGGCGGCGATGCGGCAGATCGTCGCGGCCGTGAGCCAGCAGAACGCGGGCATCTCCCAGATTTTTGGCGCCATCGCGGACCTGTCGCAGATCATGGACTCGACGCTCAAGCGGCTGGAGTCCACGCAGCAGGCGACGGGGACGCTGCACGCCGTCTCGACCGAGGTGAGCGAGATGGCGCGCCGGTTCACCGTGAACTGA
- a CDS encoding NUDIX hydrolase, producing the protein MSDTAPSLEALLARHVPTDAKEREDLERMRTFAAALAQPFSRSQTPAHFTGSAVVVNPTGTRVVLVHHGKLKRWLQPGGHAEAVDGGRMDATALREAREETGCQVRLHPSAPQPLDVDVHTIPARKDEPEHLHLDVRYLVVVVDPDTLAHDPAESLGAQWMGWDEALTHADEAPLRRMLEKARTAVGAD; encoded by the coding sequence ATGTCCGACACCGCCCCTTCCTTGGAAGCGTTGCTCGCGCGCCATGTCCCCACGGACGCGAAAGAGCGCGAGGACCTCGAGCGCATGCGCACCTTCGCCGCCGCGCTGGCCCAACCCTTCTCCCGGTCCCAGACCCCCGCGCACTTCACCGGAAGTGCGGTGGTGGTGAACCCTACAGGCACCCGGGTGGTGCTGGTGCACCATGGCAAGCTGAAGCGCTGGCTCCAGCCGGGAGGGCACGCGGAGGCGGTGGATGGCGGACGCATGGACGCCACGGCGCTGCGCGAAGCCCGCGAGGAGACCGGCTGTCAGGTCCGGCTTCACCCCTCGGCGCCCCAGCCCTTGGATGTGGACGTCCACACCATTCCCGCCCGCAAGGACGAACCGGAGCACCTCCACCTGGACGTGCGCTACCTGGTGGTGGTGGTGGACCCGGACACGCTCGCGCACGACCCGGCCGAGTCCCTGGGAGCCCAGTGGATGGGGTGGGATGAGGCGCTGACGCATGCGGACGAGGCCCCCTTGCGCCGCATGTTGGAGAAGGCTCGTACCGCGGTGGGGGCTGACTGA
- the otsB gene encoding trehalose-phosphatase — protein MASPSSTVVLSRHELDAVLFDLDGVVTRTARVHAAAWKRLFDAYLEGRARRTEGRFQPFTDEDYRRFVDGRPRLEGIRCFLESRGLSLPEGTPGDGPEAETVHGLGERKNAYFHEALAREGVEVYPPAVRLLEQIRAAGFRTAVVTSSRNGEAVLRAAGLEHLFDARVDGVEAGRLELPGKPAPDTFLEGARRLGVAPGRAAVLEDARSGVQAGRRGGFGCVIGVRRSGAEGALVKAGADVEVTELSSVGVEADLETRPMREVPLAMERREEWLRRMTGRVAVFLDYDGTLTPIVPVPEEAFLADSMRTTLEELARYVPVAIVSGRDLPMLKGFVKLQGLYFAGSHGFDIEGPGGRHFQQEEGKALLPELDAAERELTEALAGIPGAGVERKRFSVAVHWRHVEAARLPEVEQAVAGCQARHPKLTRSGGKKVFELRPGIDWHKGRAVEWLLKALGLEGEGVLPVFIGDDLTDEDAFRTLKGRGLGLVVRGDEERPTAADYALRDVEEVRRFLGVLIAHVGGAKR, from the coding sequence ATGGCTTCGCCTTCCTCGACGGTCGTTCTGTCCCGGCACGAACTCGACGCGGTCCTGTTTGATCTCGATGGTGTGGTGACGCGGACGGCGCGGGTGCATGCCGCGGCGTGGAAGCGTCTCTTCGACGCGTACCTGGAGGGGCGCGCGAGGCGCACGGAGGGACGCTTCCAGCCCTTCACCGACGAGGACTACCGGCGGTTCGTGGATGGGCGGCCCCGGCTGGAGGGCATCCGCTGCTTCTTGGAGAGCCGGGGCCTCTCGTTGCCCGAGGGGACGCCCGGCGATGGCCCCGAGGCGGAGACAGTGCATGGCCTCGGGGAGCGCAAGAACGCCTATTTCCACGAGGCCTTGGCGCGAGAAGGGGTAGAGGTGTACCCGCCCGCGGTGCGCCTGCTGGAGCAGATCCGGGCGGCGGGGTTTCGCACGGCGGTGGTGACCTCCAGCCGCAACGGGGAAGCCGTCCTGCGCGCGGCGGGGCTGGAGCATCTGTTCGATGCCCGGGTGGATGGGGTGGAGGCGGGCCGGTTGGAACTGCCCGGCAAACCCGCACCGGACACTTTTCTGGAAGGCGCGAGGCGGCTGGGGGTGGCACCCGGGCGCGCCGCGGTGCTGGAGGACGCCCGGTCCGGGGTGCAGGCAGGGCGGCGGGGCGGCTTTGGGTGCGTCATCGGTGTTCGCCGATCAGGCGCCGAGGGGGCCTTGGTGAAGGCAGGCGCGGACGTGGAGGTGACGGAGCTGTCCTCTGTGGGGGTGGAGGCGGACTTGGAGACGCGGCCCATGCGAGAGGTTCCCCTGGCGATGGAGCGGCGCGAGGAGTGGTTGCGGCGGATGACGGGCCGGGTGGCCGTCTTCCTGGACTACGACGGCACGCTGACGCCCATCGTGCCCGTTCCGGAGGAGGCTTTTCTCGCAGACAGCATGCGGACCACCCTGGAGGAACTGGCCCGGTACGTGCCCGTGGCCATCGTGAGCGGCAGGGATTTGCCCATGCTGAAGGGGTTCGTGAAGCTTCAGGGCTTGTACTTCGCCGGCAGCCACGGCTTCGACATCGAGGGCCCGGGGGGGCGCCACTTCCAGCAAGAAGAGGGCAAGGCGCTGCTGCCCGAGCTGGACGCAGCAGAGCGGGAACTGACGGAGGCGCTCGCGGGCATTCCGGGCGCGGGGGTGGAGCGCAAGCGCTTCAGTGTGGCGGTGCACTGGCGGCACGTGGAGGCCGCGCGGCTGCCAGAGGTGGAACAGGCGGTGGCGGGGTGTCAGGCCCGGCACCCGAAGCTGACCCGGTCCGGGGGGAAAAAGGTGTTCGAACTCCGTCCCGGCATCGACTGGCACAAGGGACGCGCCGTGGAGTGGCTGCTGAAAGCCCTCGGGCTGGAGGGCGAGGGCGTGCTGCCGGTGTTCATTGGCGATGACCTCACGGACGAGGATGCCTTCCGGACATTGAAAGGGCGGGGGCTTGGGTTGGTGGTGAGGGGAGATGAAGAGCGGCCCACGGCGGCGGACTACGCGCTGCGGGACGTTGAAGAGGTGCGCCGCTTCCTGGGGGTGCTCATCGCCCACGTGGGAGGCGCCAAGCGATGA
- a CDS encoding MbtH family protein encodes MSDEREDTTRYKVVVNHEEQYSIWPVDRENALGWNDAGKAGTKAECLEYIKEVWTDMRPLSLRKKMEEAAKKP; translated from the coding sequence ATGAGCGACGAACGCGAAGACACCACCCGGTACAAGGTCGTGGTCAACCACGAAGAGCAGTACTCCATCTGGCCCGTGGACCGAGAGAACGCCCTCGGCTGGAACGACGCAGGCAAAGCGGGCACCAAGGCCGAGTGCCTGGAGTACATCAAGGAAGTGTGGACGGACATGCGCCCCTTGAGCCTGCGCAAAAAGATGGAGGAAGCCGCCAAGAAGCCTTAA
- a CDS encoding glycoside hydrolase family 65 protein — MRPEHGLFAYEGFEPEQEKLREALCTLGNGYFATRGAAPEAEADEVHYPGTYLAGGYNRLKTELAGRVVENEDLVNQPNWLSLSFRIEDGDWFNVSTVKVLVYRQVLDMAQGLLLRTVSFEDSGGRRTRVEQRRFVHMRHKHLAGQELVLVPENWSGRVQVRSALDGRVINGGVPRYRQLSSRHLRLVMAKEVDAETLLMEVETVQSRLGVAEAARTRLYVEGHRAEAQCRLIQEEGLLAHEFTVEVKAHERLGVEKVVALYSSKDPAVSEAAMEARHAVKWAPARFDELVATHVQAWTHLWNRSDLDLELAEPDGTHRALRLHIFHLLQTVSPHTLDQDAGVPARGWHGEAYRGHIFWDELFIFPFLNLRLPALTRALLRYRFRRLGRAREAAHEAGFRGAMFPWQSGSDGSEESPRVHLNPRSGRWLPDETWLQRHINAAVAYNIWQYYQATDDSEFLYFHGAEMLLELARFWASVAQWNPSLRRYEIKKVMGPDEYHTGYPDQPEPGLNNNTYTNLMAVWVLCKGLEVLRLMPKERREELLESLELEPSELAHWEDVSRKMRLVFHEDGVLSQFEGYEQLQEFDWEAYRARYGDIQRLDRILEAEGDSPNRYKLSKQADVLMLFYLFSSEELKELVERLGYPFELEMIPKTVDYYLQRTSHGSTLSGVVHSWVLARSDRPRSWKLFIEALQSDISDVQGGTTQEGIHLGAMAGTVDLVQRAYTGIEMRGDRLHFNPNLPEGMRRLKFSLRYRKHLLDVEITPETLVLVSRWDTQGPLKVAVRGERHLLRPSETRRFHLSQKPSWEAEGAGVSPQG; from the coding sequence ATGAGGCCAGAGCACGGACTGTTCGCCTACGAGGGCTTCGAGCCCGAGCAGGAGAAGCTGCGCGAGGCGCTGTGCACGCTGGGCAACGGCTACTTCGCCACGCGAGGCGCGGCGCCGGAGGCCGAGGCGGACGAGGTGCACTACCCCGGAACATACCTGGCGGGAGGGTACAACCGGCTGAAGACAGAGCTGGCTGGCCGGGTGGTGGAGAACGAGGACCTGGTCAATCAGCCCAACTGGTTGTCCCTCTCGTTCCGCATCGAGGACGGTGACTGGTTCAACGTGAGCACCGTGAAGGTGCTGGTGTACCGGCAAGTGCTCGACATGGCGCAGGGCCTGTTGCTGCGCACGGTGTCCTTCGAGGACTCAGGGGGACGGCGCACGCGGGTGGAGCAGCGGCGCTTCGTCCACATGCGGCACAAACACCTGGCGGGGCAGGAACTCGTGTTGGTGCCCGAGAACTGGAGCGGGCGCGTGCAGGTGCGCTCCGCGCTGGATGGGCGGGTGATCAACGGCGGTGTGCCGCGCTACCGGCAGCTCAGCAGTCGGCACCTCCGGCTGGTGATGGCGAAGGAGGTGGATGCGGAGACGCTGCTGATGGAGGTGGAGACGGTGCAGTCCCGCCTGGGCGTGGCGGAGGCGGCCCGGACGCGTTTGTACGTGGAGGGGCACCGGGCGGAGGCTCAGTGCCGCCTGATCCAGGAGGAGGGCTTGCTCGCGCACGAATTCACCGTGGAGGTGAAGGCGCACGAGCGGTTGGGGGTGGAGAAGGTGGTGGCGCTGTACTCGTCCAAGGATCCCGCGGTGTCCGAGGCGGCGATGGAGGCGCGGCACGCGGTGAAGTGGGCCCCGGCGCGCTTCGACGAGCTGGTGGCCACGCACGTCCAGGCCTGGACGCACTTGTGGAACCGGAGCGATCTGGACCTGGAGCTGGCGGAACCGGATGGGACCCACCGGGCGCTGCGGCTTCACATCTTCCATCTGCTTCAGACCGTGTCGCCGCACACCCTCGACCAGGACGCGGGGGTGCCCGCCCGGGGGTGGCATGGGGAGGCGTACCGGGGTCACATCTTCTGGGACGAGCTGTTCATCTTCCCGTTCCTCAACTTGAGGCTTCCCGCCTTGACGCGTGCCCTCTTGCGCTACCGCTTCCGGCGGTTGGGGCGGGCGCGCGAGGCCGCGCACGAGGCGGGCTTTCGGGGAGCGATGTTCCCCTGGCAGAGCGGCAGCGATGGCAGTGAAGAGAGTCCCCGCGTGCACCTCAACCCGCGCTCTGGACGCTGGCTGCCGGACGAGACGTGGTTGCAGCGGCACATCAATGCCGCGGTGGCCTACAACATCTGGCAGTACTACCAGGCCACGGACGACTCCGAGTTCCTGTACTTCCATGGCGCGGAGATGCTGCTGGAGCTGGCGCGCTTCTGGGCGAGCGTGGCCCAGTGGAACCCCTCGCTGCGGCGCTACGAAATCAAGAAGGTGATGGGGCCGGACGAGTACCACACGGGCTACCCGGATCAACCCGAACCCGGCCTGAACAACAACACCTATACGAACCTCATGGCGGTCTGGGTCCTGTGCAAGGGCTTGGAGGTGTTGCGGTTGATGCCCAAGGAGCGGCGGGAGGAACTCCTCGAGAGCCTGGAACTGGAGCCCTCGGAGCTGGCCCATTGGGAGGACGTGAGCCGGAAGATGCGGCTGGTGTTCCACGAGGACGGCGTCCTCAGCCAGTTCGAAGGCTACGAGCAGCTCCAGGAGTTCGACTGGGAGGCGTACCGCGCGCGCTACGGGGACATCCAGCGGCTGGACCGCATCCTGGAGGCGGAAGGGGATTCGCCCAACCGCTACAAGCTGTCGAAGCAGGCGGATGTGTTGATGCTGTTCTACCTGTTCTCCTCCGAGGAGTTGAAAGAGCTCGTCGAGCGGCTGGGGTATCCCTTCGAGCTGGAGATGATCCCGAAGACGGTCGACTACTACCTCCAGCGCACCTCTCATGGCTCGACGCTGAGTGGGGTGGTGCACTCGTGGGTGCTGGCCCGCAGTGACCGTCCCCGCTCGTGGAAGCTGTTCATCGAGGCGCTGCAGAGCGACATCTCGGATGTGCAAGGGGGGACGACCCAGGAGGGCATCCACCTGGGCGCCATGGCCGGGACGGTGGATCTCGTGCAGCGTGCTTACACGGGCATCGAGATGCGCGGAGACCGGTTGCACTTCAACCCGAACCTGCCGGAGGGCATGAGGCGGCTGAAGTTCTCGCTGCGCTACCGCAAGCACCTGCTGGATGTGGAAATCACCCCCGAGACGCTGGTGCTCGTCAGCCGCTGGGACACCCAGGGGCCGCTGAAGGTGGCCGTTCGAGGGGAGCGCCACCTGCTGCGTCCCTCCGAGACGCGCCGGTTCCACCTCTCCCAGAAGCCCTCCTGGGAGGCGGAGGGTGCAGGCGTGAGCCCGCAGGGCTGA
- a CDS encoding amino acid ABC transporter ATP-binding protein, whose protein sequence is MSEPIIRVEGLRKSFGQREVLRGIDLDVAAGEVVVLIGPSGCGKSTLLRCLNYLEVPTQGRIWLRGELLGRQEKEGRLVARPEAEVDLQRTHVGMVFQRFNLFPHMTALGNVIEAPMRVKGLPRAQAEALGLRLLERVELLDRKDEYPVRLSGGQQQRVAIARAMAMEPEVMLFDEATSALDPELADEVLQAMQGLAQEGMTMLVVTHEMSFAREVAHRIIVMEEGRILEQGPPSEVFTKPSQPRTREFLRKVLHAPAQGT, encoded by the coding sequence ATGAGCGAGCCCATCATCCGCGTGGAGGGGCTGCGCAAGTCGTTCGGCCAGCGCGAGGTGCTCCGGGGAATCGACCTGGACGTCGCCGCCGGAGAGGTCGTCGTCCTCATTGGCCCGAGCGGCTGTGGCAAGTCCACGCTGTTGCGCTGCCTCAACTACCTGGAGGTGCCCACGCAAGGGCGCATCTGGCTCCGGGGCGAGCTGCTGGGCAGACAGGAAAAGGAAGGCCGGCTGGTGGCCCGCCCCGAGGCCGAAGTGGACCTTCAACGGACCCATGTCGGCATGGTCTTCCAGCGCTTCAACTTGTTCCCTCACATGACGGCGCTGGGCAACGTCATCGAGGCGCCCATGCGGGTGAAGGGGCTGCCACGCGCCCAGGCGGAAGCGCTCGGCCTGCGGCTGCTGGAGCGCGTGGAGCTGCTCGACCGGAAGGACGAATACCCGGTCCGCCTCTCGGGCGGCCAGCAGCAGCGGGTGGCCATTGCCCGGGCGATGGCCATGGAGCCGGAGGTCATGCTCTTCGACGAGGCCACGTCCGCGCTCGATCCCGAGCTGGCCGACGAGGTGCTCCAGGCCATGCAAGGGCTCGCCCAGGAAGGGATGACCATGCTGGTGGTCACCCACGAGATGAGTTTCGCTCGCGAGGTGGCCCACCGCATCATCGTCATGGAAGAGGGCCGGATCCTGGAGCAGGGCCCTCCCTCGGAGGTCTTCACAAAGCCCTCGCAACCCCGCACCCGGGAGTTCCTGCGCAAGGTGCTGCACGCGCCTGCCCAGGGCACCTGA
- a CDS encoding TenA family transcriptional regulator, with protein MSPVVQNTEVLTQTLPPSLVARPSGEAAARRYSPPALKPTPHPEWMEGMLVSLQPEWEAACWPSIFRDTAAGKHPPLLHWQRVLSNFFFIVESFPKYMGLSLAKTTYGQRPGDASSRRWLLQNLGVEARHAEWYLDWMVAIGVNPDQVFNAKPLPEILALHEHLVEMCTRGTLAEGVAASNWAIEGVTGVWTEKCEKPFREYARDGVRIDGVSMMWLKAHARYDDAHPEEALEIIKAAVSPGSQECERVVAAARKSLKLYTAAIEACCAV; from the coding sequence ATGTCGCCCGTCGTTCAAAACACCGAAGTCTTGACGCAGACGCTGCCGCCCTCCTTGGTGGCCCGTCCGTCCGGTGAGGCGGCCGCTCGGCGCTACAGCCCTCCTGCCCTCAAGCCCACCCCGCACCCGGAGTGGATGGAAGGGATGCTGGTCTCCTTGCAGCCCGAGTGGGAAGCGGCCTGCTGGCCGAGCATCTTCCGGGACACGGCCGCCGGGAAGCATCCGCCGCTTCTTCACTGGCAGCGTGTGCTGTCCAACTTCTTCTTCATCGTCGAGAGCTTCCCCAAGTACATGGGGCTGTCCCTGGCGAAGACGACCTATGGCCAGCGTCCTGGGGATGCGAGCTCCCGCCGGTGGTTGCTTCAGAACCTGGGCGTCGAGGCGCGTCACGCGGAGTGGTACCTGGATTGGATGGTGGCCATCGGGGTAAACCCCGATCAGGTCTTCAATGCCAAGCCCCTGCCGGAGATCCTCGCCCTGCACGAGCACCTGGTGGAGATGTGCACGCGCGGCACCCTGGCCGAGGGCGTGGCCGCCTCGAACTGGGCCATCGAAGGGGTGACGGGCGTCTGGACGGAGAAGTGCGAGAAGCCGTTCCGGGAGTATGCCCGCGACGGGGTCCGCATCGACGGTGTGTCGATGATGTGGCTCAAGGCGCACGCCCGGTATGACGACGCGCACCCCGAGGAGGCGCTGGAGATCATCAAGGCCGCGGTGAGCCCGGGCAGCCAGGAGTGCGAGCGTGTGGTGGCCGCCGCCCGGAAGTCCCTGAAGCTGTATACGGCGGCCATCGAGGCTTGCTGCGCGGTTTGA
- a CDS encoding lysylphosphatidylglycerol synthase transmembrane domain-containing protein produces the protein MRTDVAGELDTKEGLPAPPPLTGRKRWRWVPGFLLLAAFFVFVLTRPSEERKLGQLFLHAQPAWLLVALVLQAGTYLSTAFLWKRVLMRTGIHTPVLALARLALMKLAFDQLVPSGGIGGSLVVARGLRKRGASSGAAAASVLVATLSLYAAQAIALGASMLFLWSRHQVTDLMRWLVTAFAIVLAIVPVALLLLTRHRSRPPGPWTRRVPGLEALLRALSEVPPGLLRNPRLLAEATLCTLTVFILDGATLVATLRAIGEPLALEGALVSYLLASVAETVSILPGGVGTFEPAAVGMLSVFGVPVEAALAGVLLLRGFTLWLPLPAGLFLLRWNGTPKQQPG, from the coding sequence GTGAGAACGGACGTCGCCGGGGAACTGGACACGAAAGAGGGGCTCCCAGCGCCGCCTCCCCTCACAGGCCGGAAGCGCTGGCGGTGGGTTCCTGGATTTCTGCTGCTGGCGGCTTTCTTTGTCTTCGTGCTCACGCGCCCCTCGGAGGAGCGCAAGCTCGGCCAGCTCTTCCTCCATGCCCAGCCCGCCTGGCTGTTGGTGGCGCTGGTCCTCCAAGCGGGCACGTACCTGAGCACGGCGTTCCTCTGGAAGCGCGTGCTCATGCGCACGGGGATCCACACGCCGGTGCTCGCCCTGGCCCGGCTGGCGCTGATGAAGCTGGCCTTCGATCAGCTCGTCCCCAGTGGCGGCATTGGGGGCTCGCTGGTGGTGGCCCGGGGGCTGCGCAAGCGGGGTGCCTCCTCCGGGGCCGCCGCGGCCTCCGTGCTCGTCGCCACGCTGAGCCTCTACGCCGCCCAGGCCATTGCGCTGGGCGCCAGCATGCTCTTTCTCTGGTCACGCCATCAGGTGACGGACCTGATGCGCTGGCTGGTGACCGCCTTCGCCATCGTGCTCGCCATCGTCCCCGTGGCCCTGCTGCTGCTGACACGCCACCGGAGCCGCCCCCCGGGCCCGTGGACCCGGCGCGTGCCGGGCCTCGAGGCCCTGCTGCGCGCCCTGTCCGAAGTCCCGCCAGGGCTCCTGCGCAACCCGCGCCTGCTCGCCGAAGCGACCCTGTGCACCCTGACCGTCTTCATCCTCGATGGCGCGACCCTCGTGGCCACACTCCGGGCGATTGGGGAGCCGCTCGCGCTGGAGGGGGCCCTGGTCAGCTATCTGCTCGCCTCCGTCGCGGAGACGGTGTCCATCCTCCCGGGCGGGGTGGGCACCTTCGAGCCCGCGGCCGTGGGCATGCTCAGCGTCTTCGGCGTTCCGGTGGAGGCCGCGCTCGCCGGGGTGTTGCTGTTGCGCGGTTTCACCCTCTGGCTTCCCCTGCCCGCGGGGCTGTTCCTGCTCAGATGGAATGGAACTCCCAAACAACAACCGGGCTGA
- a CDS encoding ABC transporter substrate-binding protein/permease, whose translation MNRWSAATACLLLGVLLPVLAEPAPAGELERIRTAGVLRVAIDATYPPMEFLENGQPVGFDVDLSRELARRLGVTAQFIVMDWDGILAGLTSGRYDIIVSSMNITPERLQQVDFIEYARLSQVFVTTRGQSIRTEQELAGHRVAVQTNTTSQRWVERLQQRGVHVREIRPFPGATECFSAVKAGQADVIVIDEPVGLFFARRDDAFVMTGKALDAEPIGIAIDKKAPDLTAALTRALQDIRDSGEQKRLSERWFGAELGQAAKPQGFWMFSREVALPRVLQGLGVTLQLTLGAGGLGIAWGMLVALARISRRTGLRGLAVAYITLFRGTPLLLQLLFIFFALPIVAGIRMGPMAAGVIALSLNAAAYIAEIFRAAIESIDKGQMEAARALGMSHELAMRRVILPQTFRRLIPPLVNELAALSKDTSLVMVIALPEMLYETKQLAGTYLRPEVYAWAAIGYLLIVAALSALAQRLERRLEARGT comes from the coding sequence TTGAACCGTTGGAGTGCCGCCACGGCCTGTCTCCTCCTGGGGGTGCTCCTGCCCGTGCTCGCCGAGCCGGCCCCGGCCGGAGAGCTGGAACGGATCCGCACCGCGGGAGTGCTTCGGGTGGCCATCGACGCCACCTACCCTCCCATGGAGTTCCTGGAGAACGGCCAGCCGGTGGGCTTCGACGTCGATCTCTCCCGGGAGCTGGCGCGCCGGTTGGGCGTCACCGCGCAGTTCATCGTCATGGACTGGGACGGCATCCTCGCCGGGCTCACCTCGGGCCGCTACGACATCATCGTCTCCTCGATGAACATCACCCCCGAGCGCCTGCAACAGGTCGACTTCATCGAGTACGCGCGCTTGTCCCAGGTCTTCGTCACCACCCGGGGCCAGAGCATCCGCACCGAGCAGGAGCTCGCGGGCCACCGCGTCGCGGTGCAGACCAATACGACCTCCCAGCGATGGGTGGAGCGGCTCCAGCAACGGGGCGTCCACGTCCGGGAGATCCGCCCTTTCCCAGGGGCCACCGAGTGCTTCAGCGCGGTCAAGGCGGGCCAGGCCGACGTCATCGTCATCGATGAGCCGGTCGGCCTGTTCTTCGCCCGCCGGGATGACGCGTTCGTCATGACGGGCAAGGCGCTGGACGCGGAGCCCATCGGCATCGCCATCGACAAGAAGGCCCCTGACCTGACCGCCGCCCTCACCCGGGCGTTGCAGGACATCCGGGACAGCGGGGAGCAGAAACGGCTCTCCGAGCGCTGGTTCGGGGCGGAGCTGGGCCAGGCCGCGAAGCCCCAGGGCTTCTGGATGTTCTCCCGCGAGGTGGCGCTGCCCCGGGTGCTCCAAGGCCTCGGGGTGACGCTCCAGCTCACGCTGGGGGCGGGTGGGCTCGGCATCGCCTGGGGCATGCTCGTGGCGCTGGCACGCATCTCCCGGCGAACGGGCCTTCGCGGGCTGGCGGTGGCCTACATCACCCTGTTCCGGGGGACACCGCTGCTGCTGCAATTGCTCTTCATCTTCTTCGCGCTGCCCATCGTCGCGGGCATCCGGATGGGCCCCATGGCCGCGGGCGTCATCGCGCTCTCGCTCAACGCCGCGGCCTACATCGCGGAGATCTTCCGGGCCGCCATCGAGTCCATCGACAAGGGACAGATGGAAGCGGCGCGGGCGCTCGGCATGAGCCACGAGCTGGCCATGCGCCGCGTCATCCTGCCGCAGACGTTTCGCCGCCTCATCCCGCCGCTCGTGAACGAGCTGGCGGCGCTTTCCAAGGACACCTCCCTGGTCATGGTCATCGCCTTGCCGGAGATGCTCTACGAGACGAAACAGCTCGCGGGAACGTACCTGCGCCCGGAGGTATACGCATGGGCGGCGATCGGCTACCTGCTCATCGTGGCCGCGCTGTCGGCCCTGGCCCAACGGCTGGAGCGGCGGCTGGAGGCACGCGGGACATGA